One genomic segment of Nocardioides cavernaquae includes these proteins:
- a CDS encoding CCA tRNA nucleotidyltransferase: protein MSQPTQPPLLLADVQKRVAQELERIAPVIDELGERFEAAGEQLALVGGPVRDAMLGRLQNDLDFTTSAHPDVTERLLKGWADAVWDLGRDFGTIGARKGEWQIEITTYRSEVYDATSRKPDVEYGDSLVGDLRRRDFTVNSMALTVPGRVLEDPYGGILDLAGRVLRTPGTPEESFSDDPLRMMRAARFSAQLGFEVAPEVVAAMTAMADRITIISAERVRDELVKLVLAPSPRRGLALLVETGLASYVLPELPALALERDEHHRHKDVYEHTLIVLEQSIELEQQRGHAPDFVSRFAALMHDVGKPRTRKFQDDGTVTFHHHDVVGAKLTRKRMKELRFSNDEIDAVADLVELHLRFHGYGAGEWTDSAVRRYVRDAGDQLERLHILTRADCTTRNKRKADRLRRTYDDLEARIARLSEEEELASIRPDLDGVQIMEILGIGPGRDVGAAYRFLLELRLDEGPKSPDEARDALLAWWAARD, encoded by the coding sequence GTGTCCCAGCCCACTCAGCCTCCGCTCCTGCTGGCCGACGTCCAGAAGCGTGTGGCTCAGGAGCTCGAGCGCATCGCCCCGGTCATCGACGAGCTGGGTGAGCGGTTCGAGGCCGCGGGGGAGCAGCTGGCTCTGGTCGGCGGCCCGGTCCGCGACGCGATGCTCGGCCGTCTGCAGAACGATCTCGACTTCACGACCTCCGCGCACCCGGACGTGACCGAACGCCTGCTCAAGGGCTGGGCCGACGCGGTCTGGGACCTGGGCCGCGACTTCGGCACCATCGGTGCCCGCAAGGGCGAGTGGCAGATCGAGATCACCACCTACCGCTCCGAGGTCTACGACGCGACGTCCCGCAAGCCCGACGTCGAGTACGGCGACTCGCTGGTCGGCGACCTGCGCCGCCGCGACTTCACGGTCAACTCGATGGCGCTGACCGTGCCCGGTCGCGTGCTCGAGGACCCCTACGGCGGCATCCTCGACCTCGCCGGGCGGGTGCTCCGCACTCCCGGCACGCCCGAGGAGTCGTTCTCCGACGACCCGCTGCGGATGATGCGTGCCGCGCGCTTCTCCGCCCAGCTCGGCTTCGAGGTGGCACCCGAGGTGGTCGCCGCCATGACCGCGATGGCCGACCGGATCACGATCATCTCTGCCGAGCGCGTGCGCGACGAGCTCGTCAAGCTGGTCCTTGCCCCGTCGCCACGCCGGGGCCTCGCGCTGCTGGTTGAGACCGGCCTCGCGTCGTACGTCCTGCCGGAGCTGCCGGCCCTTGCCCTCGAGCGCGACGAGCACCACCGCCACAAGGACGTCTACGAGCACACGCTGATCGTGCTCGAGCAGTCGATCGAGCTGGAGCAGCAGCGGGGGCACGCGCCGGACTTCGTGTCGCGCTTCGCTGCGCTCATGCACGACGTCGGCAAGCCGCGGACCCGCAAGTTCCAGGACGACGGCACCGTGACGTTCCACCACCACGACGTCGTCGGGGCCAAGCTCACCCGCAAGCGGATGAAGGAGCTGCGCTTCTCCAACGACGAGATCGACGCCGTCGCCGACCTGGTCGAGCTGCACCTGCGCTTCCACGGCTACGGCGCAGGCGAGTGGACCGACTCGGCGGTCCGTCGCTACGTCCGCGACGCCGGCGACCAGCTGGAGCGCCTGCACATCCTGACCCGCGCCGACTGCACGACCCGCAACAAGCGCAAGGCCGACCGGCTCCGCCGCACCTACGACGACCTCGAAGCCCGCATCGCCCGCCTGTCCGAGGAGGAGGAGCTGGCCTCCATCCGCCCGGACCTCGACGGCGTCCAGATCATGGAGATCCTGGGCATCGGTCCCGGCCGCGATGTCGGCGCGGCGTACAGGTTCCTGCTGGAGCTCCGCCTCGACGAGGGCCCGAAGTCACCCGACGAGGCCCGCGACGCGTTGCTGGCCTGGTGGGCCGCGCGCGACTGA
- a CDS encoding PadR family transcriptional regulator, translating to MAKRGETIELAVLGLLHESPLHGYELRKRLNLMLGWGRLLSYGSLYPALKKMLRSGWIEEHTVASTSPASRRPRIVYQLTEAGDREFVRLMSEVGPAAWDDDTFDIRFAFFGRTDMEIRLRVLEGRRTRLQERLERVQGQLALTQKEMDRYAAELQRHGVESVEREVRWLSELINAERAGAPVVQPPQPEQT from the coding sequence GTGGCAAAGCGTGGAGAGACGATCGAGCTGGCAGTCCTGGGGCTGCTGCACGAGTCCCCCCTGCACGGATACGAGCTTCGCAAGCGGCTCAATCTGATGCTGGGCTGGGGTCGTCTCCTCTCTTACGGCTCGCTCTACCCGGCATTGAAGAAGATGCTGCGGTCGGGGTGGATCGAGGAGCACACGGTTGCGTCCACGAGCCCGGCCAGCCGGCGCCCGCGGATCGTCTACCAGCTCACCGAAGCCGGCGATCGTGAGTTCGTCCGGCTGATGTCCGAGGTCGGCCCGGCCGCCTGGGACGACGACACCTTCGACATCCGCTTCGCATTCTTCGGTCGCACCGACATGGAGATCCGGCTGCGGGTCCTCGAAGGTCGGCGCACCCGTCTCCAGGAGCGGCTCGAGCGGGTCCAGGGCCAGCTCGCGCTGACCCAGAAGGAGATGGACCGGTACGCCGCGGAGCTGCAGCGCCACGGTGTCGAGTCAGTGGAGCGTGAGGTCCGCTGGCTCTCGGAGCTGATCAACGCGGAGCGCGCTGGCGCTCCGGTGGTTCAGCCCCCGCAGCCCGAACAGACCTGA
- the rpsR gene encoding 30S ribosomal protein S18, with amino-acid sequence MAKAVIRKPKKKVCQFCKEKASGVDFKDTTLLRKFISDRGKIRARRVTGNCVQHQRDVAIAVKNAREVALLPYTSTGR; translated from the coding sequence ATGGCCAAGGCAGTTATCCGCAAGCCGAAGAAGAAGGTTTGCCAGTTCTGCAAGGAGAAGGCGTCCGGTGTCGACTTCAAGGACACCACGCTCCTCCGCAAGTTCATCTCCGACCGTGGCAAGATCCGCGCGCGTCGCGTGACCGGCAACTGCGTCCAGCACCAGCGCGACGTCGCGATTGCCGTCAAGAACGCTCGTGAGGTTGCTCTGCTGCCCTACACGTCCACCGGTCGCTGA
- the rpsF gene encoding 30S ribosomal protein S6, translating into MRAYEVVVILDPSLEERTIEPSLDKYLNVIRNDGGTVDNVDVWGRRRLAYEVKKNAEGIYAILKLTATPATVKEFDRQLTLNESILRTKVLRADA; encoded by the coding sequence ATGCGCGCATACGAAGTTGTGGTCATCCTTGACCCGAGCCTCGAAGAGCGGACCATCGAGCCGTCGCTCGACAAGTACCTCAACGTCATCCGCAACGACGGTGGCACCGTCGACAACGTGGACGTGTGGGGCCGTCGTCGTCTTGCCTACGAGGTCAAGAAGAACGCCGAAGGCATCTACGCCATCCTGAAGCTGACGGCCACCCCGGCCACGGTCAAGGAGTTCGACCGTCAGCTGACCCTCAACGAGTCCATTCTCCGGACGAAGGTCCTCCGCGCCGACGCCTGA
- a CDS encoding single-stranded DNA-binding protein, whose protein sequence is MAGETVITVVGNLVDDPELRFTPSGAAVANFRIASTPRTFDKNSNEWKDGDALFLSCSVWRQAAENVAESLQRGMRVVVQGRLKARTYETREGEKRTVFEIEVEEVGPSLKYATAKVSRTTRSGGNSGGGGGGFGGGPSGAPAGGAPESDPWATPAAPAQGGQGGGWNAPSAPAQNDPWAAPGVGGDEPPF, encoded by the coding sequence ATGGCAGGCGAGACCGTCATCACGGTAGTCGGCAACCTGGTTGACGACCCGGAGCTCCGCTTCACGCCCTCGGGCGCGGCAGTGGCCAACTTCCGGATCGCATCCACCCCCCGCACCTTCGACAAGAACAGCAACGAGTGGAAGGACGGCGACGCCCTCTTCCTCTCCTGCTCGGTCTGGCGGCAGGCTGCGGAGAACGTCGCCGAGTCCCTGCAGCGCGGCATGCGTGTCGTCGTTCAGGGTCGCCTGAAGGCCCGCACCTACGAAACCCGCGAGGGTGAGAAGCGCACGGTCTTCGAGATCGAGGTCGAGGAGGTCGGTCCTTCGCTGAAGTACGCGACCGCCAAGGTCTCCCGCACCACCCGCTCGGGTGGCAACAGCGGCGGTGGTGGCGGCGGCTTCGGCGGCGGTCCCTCCGGAGCTCCTGCAGGTGGCGCTCCCGAGTCGGACCCGTGGGCCACGCCCGCGGCGCCGGCCCAGGGTGGTCAGGGCGGCGGCTGGAACGCCCCGTCCGCGCCCGCTCAGAACGACCCGTGGGCAGCCCCGGGTGTCGGTGGCGACGAGCCCCCGTTCTGA
- the rplI gene encoding 50S ribosomal protein L9 — MKIILTQEVAGLGSAGDVVEVKDGYGRNYLIPRGDAIRWTRGGEKTVESIKAARTARSVRDLDHAAQIKAKLEAAPVALQVRAGDGGRLFGAITVSDIAGALGTAAGEAVDKRTIVVGNPIKSLGAHQVSVKLHDEVSATVALNVIAS, encoded by the coding sequence ATGAAGATCATTCTGACCCAGGAAGTGGCGGGCCTCGGCTCCGCTGGCGACGTTGTCGAGGTCAAGGACGGCTACGGCCGTAACTACCTGATCCCGCGCGGCGACGCGATCCGCTGGACCCGTGGCGGCGAGAAGACCGTCGAGTCCATCAAGGCTGCTCGCACCGCTCGCTCGGTGCGCGACCTGGACCACGCGGCCCAGATCAAGGCGAAGCTCGAGGCTGCTCCGGTTGCCCTCCAGGTTCGCGCCGGTGACGGTGGCCGCCTGTTCGGCGCCATCACGGTCTCCGACATCGCCGGTGCCCTCGGCACCGCCGCTGGCGAGGCCGTCGACAAGCGCACGATCGTTGTCGGCAACCCGATCAAGTCGCTCGGCGCCCACCAGGTGTCGGTCAAGCTGCACGACGAGGTGTCGGCCACGGTCGCCCTCAACGTCATCGCCAGCTGA
- a CDS encoding glycosyltransferase family 87 protein: MQERHVAPTLDDPVLTAVSEGIGGPIGAHARPARWWTPGRVVLVLVTLAFALGMLQKQPCWADDWGDGHERYVKMCYSDVPYLYTGRGFAELLWPYEDDAEVRAKYEVMEYPVGIAYAAWGTAHVVHWLTGGGSVEPLASVDAGRLLEDPEVRREMRGFVVATTLLMFLATLFAAWALVRVHRTRPYDAALFAASPVLVVNALVNWDLLAVGLVAGALLAWSRNRPVLTGVLIGLGAATKLYPLFLLGGVLVICLRRRAWGDAAKACAATAAAWLLLNLPAMATGWAEWKHFWAFNDDRGADLGSLWMVISQAGVPVTAELINNVSLAAFGVWCLVVLAIGLRAPMNPRLAQLGFLVVAGFLLVNKVYSPQYVLWLLPLAVLARPRWRDQLIWQACELFYFASVWWYLDGQLAPGGGNQSVFYWVAIVVRVLGEMFLMAIVIRDVLRPAADPVREIS, translated from the coding sequence GTGCAGGAGCGACACGTCGCCCCGACCCTCGATGACCCGGTCCTGACCGCGGTCAGCGAGGGCATCGGGGGACCCATCGGCGCGCATGCGCGTCCTGCGCGCTGGTGGACTCCGGGCCGCGTCGTACTCGTGCTGGTCACGCTCGCCTTCGCGCTCGGCATGCTGCAGAAGCAGCCCTGCTGGGCCGACGACTGGGGCGACGGGCACGAGCGCTACGTGAAGATGTGCTACTCCGACGTGCCCTACCTCTACACGGGTCGGGGGTTCGCCGAGCTGCTCTGGCCCTACGAGGACGATGCGGAGGTCCGCGCCAAGTACGAGGTCATGGAGTACCCCGTCGGGATCGCGTACGCCGCGTGGGGCACCGCGCACGTCGTGCACTGGCTGACCGGAGGCGGGTCGGTCGAGCCGCTGGCCTCGGTCGACGCAGGGAGGCTGCTCGAGGACCCCGAGGTACGCCGCGAGATGCGCGGTTTCGTGGTGGCCACGACGCTGCTGATGTTCCTTGCCACTCTCTTCGCCGCGTGGGCGCTCGTGCGCGTCCACCGCACGCGCCCGTACGACGCGGCGCTGTTCGCGGCATCACCGGTCCTGGTGGTCAACGCGCTGGTCAACTGGGATCTGCTCGCGGTCGGGCTGGTGGCCGGTGCGCTGCTGGCCTGGTCGCGCAACCGGCCCGTGCTCACCGGCGTGCTCATCGGGCTCGGCGCCGCCACCAAGCTCTATCCGCTCTTCCTGCTCGGCGGCGTACTCGTCATCTGCCTGCGCCGTCGGGCCTGGGGCGACGCGGCGAAGGCGTGCGCCGCGACGGCAGCGGCCTGGCTGCTGCTGAACCTTCCTGCGATGGCGACCGGCTGGGCCGAGTGGAAGCACTTCTGGGCGTTCAACGACGACCGCGGCGCGGATCTCGGCAGTCTCTGGATGGTGATTTCCCAGGCGGGCGTCCCGGTCACGGCCGAGCTGATCAACAACGTGTCGCTGGCCGCGTTCGGCGTGTGGTGCCTGGTCGTCCTGGCCATCGGCCTGCGCGCTCCGATGAACCCGCGCCTTGCCCAGCTCGGCTTCCTCGTGGTCGCCGGCTTCCTGCTGGTCAACAAGGTCTACTCGCCGCAGTACGTCCTCTGGCTGCTGCCGCTGGCGGTCCTGGCCCGACCTCGCTGGCGCGACCAGCTGATCTGGCAGGCGTGCGAGCTCTTCTACTTCGCGAGCGTCTGGTGGTACCTCGACGGACAGCTCGCCCCGGGGGGCGGCAACCAGTCCGTCTTCTACTGGGTGGCCATCGTCGTGCGCGTGCTCGGCGAGATGTTCCTGATGGCGATCGTGATCCGGGACGTGCTGCGCCCGGCGGCGGATCCGGTGCGCGAGATCAGCTGA
- a CDS encoding alanine racemase — protein sequence MSLTLYVDGTRLRDHVGAVAGRTPGFVPVAKGNGYGLTNRRLALEAQNLRADTLALGTYDEIEHVARLFTGDLLVLTPFRPFGTAATFTPDRRLIHTVTRVEDIPPLLQIDPHARFVLERMTSLRTHGLSARDMRAMVHALAKHTGPDSTEGPVLEGIAFDFPATEGGHLTELHRLMTDVVSSGLPTRTIWVGHLTEPELIAARSIYPDVVIRPRLGAELWLGDPTALRVRAHVLDLHRLERGSTFGYRGRAVPRRGHLLVVSGGAAHGIGLEAPAGDLSLRSRATTLARGSLDAAGLVRSPYVVDGKPRYFAEPPHAQASLLYLPDEAELPAIGDEVEVRARLTTMTFDQTVVS from the coding sequence ATGAGCCTGACCCTGTACGTCGACGGCACGAGGCTGCGCGACCATGTCGGCGCCGTCGCGGGCCGGACCCCCGGCTTCGTGCCCGTCGCGAAGGGCAACGGCTACGGCCTGACCAACCGGCGACTGGCCCTCGAGGCGCAGAACCTCCGCGCCGACACCCTGGCGCTCGGCACCTACGACGAGATCGAGCACGTCGCGCGGCTCTTCACCGGCGACCTGCTGGTGCTGACCCCATTCCGCCCGTTCGGGACCGCCGCGACGTTCACACCGGACCGCCGCCTGATCCACACGGTGACCCGGGTCGAGGACATCCCTCCGCTGCTGCAGATCGACCCGCACGCCCGGTTCGTGCTGGAGCGCATGACCTCGCTGCGCACGCACGGCCTCTCCGCCCGCGACATGCGTGCGATGGTGCATGCCCTCGCCAAGCACACCGGCCCCGACAGCACCGAGGGCCCGGTGCTCGAAGGCATCGCGTTCGACTTCCCCGCGACCGAGGGCGGTCACCTCACCGAGCTGCACCGGCTGATGACCGACGTCGTCAGCTCCGGTCTGCCCACGCGCACGATCTGGGTCGGCCACCTCACCGAGCCCGAGCTGATCGCAGCCCGCTCCATCTATCCCGACGTCGTCATCCGCCCCCGCCTCGGCGCGGAGCTCTGGCTCGGCGACCCCACCGCTCTGCGGGTGCGCGCGCACGTGCTCGACCTGCACCGGCTCGAACGCGGGTCGACCTTCGGCTACCGGGGCCGCGCGGTCCCGCGCCGTGGCCATCTGCTCGTCGTCTCGGGCGGTGCCGCCCATGGCATCGGGCTCGAGGCACCGGCCGGCGACCTCAGCCTCCGTTCACGGGCCACGACGCTCGCGCGCGGAAGCCTCGATGCCGCGGGCCTCGTTCGCTCGCCGTACGTCGTCGACGGCAAGCCGCGCTACTTCGCCGAGCCCCCGCACGCACAGGCGTCGCTGCTCTATCTCCCCGACGAGGCGGAGCTGCCGGCGATCGGGGACGAGGTCGAGGTGCGCGCACGGCTGACCACGATGACCTTCGACCAGACGGTCGTCAGCTGA
- a CDS encoding deoxyribonuclease IV: MITVGAHVDQTDPIAEAQARGTTLVQFFLGDPQSYKGPVIAYAGGAEGLRADAEATGIDLYVHAPYLINVATTNNRLRIPSRKLLQSHMDAAASIGAKGLIVHGGHLKDDEDPQIGFTNWRKAIEATDIKIPLLIENTAGGDNAMTRYLERIAGVWDAIEGTEQSDMVGFCLDTCHAHAGGNPLETIVDDVRAITGRIDLVHANDSRDTFDSGADRHANLGAGEIDPDLLTAVIRDAGAPAILETPGGAPEHTADAGWLRERLEHA, from the coding sequence ATGATCACCGTAGGAGCGCACGTCGACCAGACCGATCCGATCGCCGAGGCGCAGGCGCGCGGCACGACGCTGGTGCAGTTCTTCCTCGGCGACCCGCAGAGCTACAAGGGCCCGGTCATCGCCTACGCCGGTGGCGCCGAAGGGCTGCGCGCCGACGCTGAGGCCACCGGCATCGACCTCTACGTCCACGCGCCGTACCTGATCAACGTCGCGACCACGAACAACCGGCTCCGCATCCCCAGCCGCAAGCTGCTCCAGTCGCACATGGACGCCGCCGCCTCGATCGGCGCCAAGGGCCTCATCGTCCACGGCGGGCACCTCAAGGACGACGAGGACCCGCAGATCGGTTTCACCAACTGGCGCAAGGCGATCGAGGCAACGGACATCAAGATCCCGCTGCTGATCGAGAACACGGCCGGCGGCGACAACGCGATGACGCGTTACCTCGAGCGGATCGCCGGGGTGTGGGACGCGATCGAGGGCACCGAGCAGTCGGACATGGTCGGCTTCTGCCTCGACACCTGCCACGCGCACGCGGGCGGCAACCCGCTCGAGACGATCGTCGACGACGTCCGCGCCATCACCGGTCGCATCGACCTGGTCCATGCCAACGACAGCCGCGACACCTTCGACTCCGGCGCCGACCGCCACGCCAACCTCGGCGCCGGCGAGATCGATCCCGACCTCCTGACAGCCGTGATCCGCGACGCGGGCGCACCGGCGATCCTGGAGACGCCGGGTGGCGCCCCCGAGCACACTGCCGACGCGGGCTGGCTGCGCGAGCGGCTGGAGCACGCATGA
- a CDS encoding inositol-3-phosphate synthase has product MGSVRVGIVGVGNCASSLVQGVEYYKDADPTGTVPGLMHVTFGDYHVSDVKFVAAFDVDDKKVGKDLSEAINASENNTIKIADVPFAGVEVLRGPTLDGIGKYYALTIEESAADPVDVVKALKDAEVDVLVSYLPVGSEEADKFYAQCAIDAGVAFVNALPVFIASDPVWAKKFEDAGVPIVGDDIKSQVGATITHRVMAKLFEDRGVVLDRTYQLNVGGNMDFKNMLERERLESKKVSKTQAVTSNLTGPLANLIDSKNVHIGPSDYVAWLDDRKWAYVRLEGRAFGDVPLNLEYKLEVWDSPNSAGIIIDAVRAAKIALDRGEGGPIIPASAYLMKSPPVQIEDSEGRILLEKFIRGE; this is encoded by the coding sequence ATGGGTTCCGTACGCGTAGGCATCGTCGGAGTCGGCAACTGCGCCAGCTCCCTCGTGCAGGGTGTTGAGTACTACAAGGACGCGGACCCGACGGGCACCGTCCCGGGTCTGATGCACGTCACGTTCGGCGACTACCACGTCTCCGACGTGAAGTTCGTCGCCGCGTTCGACGTCGACGACAAGAAGGTCGGCAAGGACCTCTCCGAGGCCATCAACGCCTCCGAGAACAACACGATCAAGATTGCCGACGTCCCGTTCGCCGGCGTCGAGGTCCTGCGTGGCCCGACCCTCGACGGCATCGGCAAGTACTACGCGCTGACCATCGAGGAGTCCGCCGCTGACCCGGTCGACGTCGTCAAGGCGCTCAAGGACGCGGAGGTCGACGTCCTCGTCTCCTACCTCCCCGTCGGCTCCGAAGAGGCCGACAAGTTCTACGCCCAGTGCGCGATCGACGCCGGCGTGGCCTTCGTCAACGCCCTCCCCGTCTTCATCGCCTCTGACCCGGTCTGGGCCAAGAAGTTCGAGGACGCCGGCGTCCCGATCGTCGGCGACGACATCAAGTCGCAGGTCGGCGCCACCATCACCCACCGCGTGATGGCGAAGCTCTTCGAAGACCGCGGCGTCGTGCTCGACCGCACGTACCAGCTCAACGTCGGCGGCAACATGGACTTCAAGAACATGCTCGAGCGCGAGCGTCTTGAGTCCAAGAAGGTCTCCAAGACCCAGGCCGTCACGTCGAACCTGACCGGCCCGCTGGCCAACCTGATCGACAGCAAGAACGTCCACATCGGTCCGTCCGACTACGTCGCGTGGCTCGACGACCGCAAGTGGGCCTACGTCCGCCTCGAGGGTCGCGCCTTCGGTGACGTCCCGCTCAACCTCGAGTACAAGCTCGAGGTCTGGGACTCCCCGAACTCCGCCGGCATCATCATCGACGCCGTCCGGGCCGCGAAGATCGCGCTCGACCGCGGCGAGGGTGGCCCGATCATCCCCGCCTCGGCGTACCTCATGAAGAGCCCGCCGGTGCAGATCGAGGACTCCGAGGGTCGCATCCTGCTCGAGAAGTTCATCCGGGGCGAGTGA
- a CDS encoding transglycosylase domain-containing protein gives MANKRRASGPARKRPAAKRSWLRRVLLLFVTLGVVGALLGALAVVILYKAIDIPNPNKEFQTQTTHVYYADKKTEIGQFAMQKRDRIDYADMPQFVKDGVVAAEDRTFWTNPGIDIKGIIRAALSNAKGGGSQQGASTITQQYVKILYLTSERSYKRKVKEAIVARKLSKQQSKDQILEGYLNTIYFGRGAYGIEAAAQTWFGVPAKDLNLRQSVALASVINNPTQFDPANGEDNADAMLNRMQRVLAGMVEMGKITRAEASEAGSELPKFHKGRATPSLGGQRGHALALVKKELLRLGVASESEIDGGGLKVYTTLSRKVMKANEDAVKEIRPDGLKELHIGSASVEPGTGALRGFYGGQDYLDSQINWALAGGQVGSTFKAYALAAGIEAGYSLKDTFDGDSPYYYNGQGTGAFAVNEETGIDHGPVNLIKATEQSINSAYADLTMSIPNGPETIIETANRLGVPENGKGGVDNLYKSPGLEPVYSVALGSATVAPVNMANAYGSFANGGQAAKLFVIDKVVGRDGEVLYKHRVKTREAISEDIAADVTYALQQVVKSGTGTAAAALGRPAAGKTGTATADSRTGGKDFTSAAWFVGYTPQLSTAVMYVRSGADGRPEALDGYLSCEFGGCYPARTWATLMRSALEGEPVESFPPPAYVDGEAPESGHAPKPTKTPTCKGDQKPSEDDCVAPKPTKTPTATASATSSATPSATPTETKHTGKPTDTATATTTTSPCVDIPPGTCPEPTDPGGPGNGGGNGDGRVAPRLYATRD, from the coding sequence GTGGCAAACAAGCGTCGGGCCTCGGGCCCTGCCCGCAAGCGTCCCGCAGCCAAGCGATCCTGGCTGCGACGCGTCCTGCTCCTCTTCGTCACCCTCGGCGTCGTGGGAGCGCTCCTCGGCGCTCTTGCTGTCGTGATCCTCTACAAGGCGATCGACATCCCGAACCCCAACAAGGAGTTCCAGACCCAGACGACGCACGTCTACTACGCGGACAAGAAGACCGAGATCGGTCAGTTCGCGATGCAGAAGCGCGACCGCATCGACTACGCCGACATGCCGCAGTTCGTGAAGGACGGCGTCGTCGCGGCCGAGGACCGGACCTTCTGGACCAACCCCGGCATCGACATCAAGGGCATCATCCGCGCGGCCCTCTCCAACGCGAAGGGCGGCGGGTCCCAGCAGGGTGCCTCCACGATCACCCAGCAGTACGTCAAGATCCTCTACCTGACCTCGGAGCGCTCCTACAAGCGCAAGGTCAAGGAGGCGATCGTCGCCCGCAAGCTGAGCAAGCAGCAGTCCAAGGACCAGATCCTCGAGGGCTACCTCAACACCATCTACTTCGGTCGCGGTGCCTACGGCATCGAGGCCGCGGCGCAGACCTGGTTCGGCGTGCCGGCCAAGGACCTCAACCTGCGCCAGAGCGTCGCGCTCGCCTCGGTGATCAACAACCCGACGCAGTTCGACCCCGCCAACGGTGAGGACAACGCCGACGCGATGCTGAACCGCATGCAGCGCGTCCTGGCCGGCATGGTCGAGATGGGCAAGATCACCCGGGCCGAGGCCAGCGAGGCCGGCTCCGAGCTGCCGAAGTTCCACAAGGGTCGCGCCACGCCGTCGCTCGGTGGCCAGCGTGGACACGCGCTCGCCCTGGTGAAGAAGGAGCTGCTCCGGCTCGGCGTCGCGAGCGAGAGCGAGATCGACGGCGGCGGCCTGAAGGTCTACACGACGCTGAGCCGCAAGGTCATGAAGGCCAACGAGGACGCGGTCAAGGAGATCAGGCCCGACGGCCTCAAGGAGCTGCACATCGGTTCGGCCTCCGTCGAGCCCGGCACCGGCGCCCTGCGCGGCTTCTACGGCGGCCAGGACTACCTGGATTCACAGATCAACTGGGCACTGGCCGGCGGACAGGTCGGCTCGACGTTCAAGGCCTACGCACTGGCTGCTGGCATCGAGGCGGGCTACTCGTTGAAGGACACCTTCGACGGCGACTCGCCGTACTACTACAACGGTCAGGGGACCGGCGCCTTCGCCGTCAACGAGGAGACCGGCATCGACCACGGCCCGGTCAACCTGATCAAGGCGACCGAGCAGTCGATCAACTCGGCATATGCCGACCTGACCATGTCGATCCCGAACGGCCCCGAGACGATCATCGAGACGGCCAACCGCCTCGGCGTTCCCGAGAACGGCAAGGGCGGCGTCGACAACCTCTACAAGTCGCCTGGTCTCGAGCCGGTCTACAGTGTCGCGCTCGGTTCGGCGACCGTTGCTCCGGTCAACATGGCCAACGCCTACGGGAGCTTCGCCAACGGCGGCCAGGCCGCCAAGCTCTTCGTGATCGACAAGGTCGTGGGCCGCGATGGAGAGGTGCTCTACAAGCACCGCGTGAAGACCCGCGAGGCCATCAGCGAAGACATCGCCGCGGACGTCACCTACGCCCTGCAGCAGGTGGTGAAGTCGGGCACCGGCACGGCTGCAGCGGCGCTCGGTCGCCCCGCCGCCGGCAAGACCGGCACCGCGACGGCGGACTCGAGGACCGGAGGCAAGGACTTCACCTCCGCTGCCTGGTTCGTCGGCTACACCCCGCAGCTCTCCACCGCTGTGATGTACGTGCGCAGCGGCGCTGATGGTCGCCCCGAGGCCCTCGACGGGTATCTCTCCTGTGAGTTCGGTGGCTGTTATCCCGCCCGGACCTGGGCCACGTTGATGCGATCTGCCCTCGAGGGTGAGCCGGTCGAGTCGTTCCCGCCGCCGGCGTACGTCGACGGTGAGGCGCCGGAGTCGGGCCACGCCCCGAAGCCCACCAAGACGCCGACCTGCAAGGGCGACCAGAAGCCCTCCGAGGACGACTGTGTGGCACCGAAGCCGACCAAGACGCCGACGGCCACCGCCAGTGCGACTTCGTCGGCCACGCCGAGTGCGACGCCGACGGAGACCAAGCACACCGGGAAGCCGACCGACACAGCGACGGCAACGACGACGACATCGCCCTGCGTCGACATTCCGCCGGGCACATGCCCAGAACCGACCGATCCGGGCGGACCGGGCAACGGCGGCGGCAACGGCGACGGTCGAGTCGCGCCGCGCCTGTACGCCACCAGGGACTGA